One genomic window of Ammospiza nelsoni isolate bAmmNel1 chromosome 4, bAmmNel1.pri, whole genome shotgun sequence includes the following:
- the LRRTM1 gene encoding leucine-rich repeat transmembrane neuronal protein 1, with translation MDFLLIGLCLNWLLRKPPGLILCTLGIFSKMLPAVNSGCPQLCRCEGRLLYCESLNLTEMPRNLSGMMGLSLRYNSLSELHDGQFTGLMQLTWLYLDHNHICSVEGNAFQKLRRVKELTLSSNKITQLPNTTFRPMPNLRSVDLSYNNLQSLEPDLFHGLRKLTTLHMRSNAIKFVPVRIFQDCRSLKFLDIGYNQLKSLARNSFAGLFKLTELHLEHNDLVKVNLAHFPRLISLHSLCLRRNKVTIVVNTLDWIWQLEKMDLSGNEIEYIEPHVFESVPHLKSLQLDSNRLTYIDSRVLDSWKSLTSISLSANAWDCSRNVCALASWLSNFQGRYDSNLLCATPEYAQGEDVLDAVYAFHLCEDADPTSVNTFSPVTNNSEQTLGYGSATATYDAPDGDEDRTTYAVTITMPGENSENAVQIHKVVTGTMALIFSFLIVVLVLYVSWKCFPAGLRQLRQCFVTQRRKQKQKQTMHQMAAMSAQEYYVDYKPNHIEGALVIINEYGSCSCHQQPARECEV, from the coding sequence ATGGATTTCCTTCTTATTGGTCTCTGTTTAAACTGGCTGCTGAGGAAGCCCCCGGGGTTGATATTGTGTACGCTGGGTATCTTTTCTAAAATGCTTCCAGCTGTGAATAGTGGGTGTCCACAGCTCTGTCGGTGTGAGGGCAGGCTTTTGTACTGTGAATCACTGAATCTCACAGAGATGCCTCGCAACCTGTCGGGCATGATGGGCTTGTCTCTGCGGTACAACAGCCTTTCAGAGCTGCATGATGGACAGTTCACAGGGTTAATGCAGCTCACGTGGCTCTATCTGGATCACAATCACATTTGCTCAGTGGAGGGGAATGCCTTTCAAAAATTGCGGCGAGTTAAAGAGCTCACCCTGAGTTCCAACAAAATAACCCAACTGCCCAACACCACTTTCCGCCCCATGCCAAACTTGCGCAGTGTGGATTTATCATACAACAACCTGCAGTCTTTGGAGCCTGACCTGTTCCACGGGCTGAGAAAACTGACAACTTTGCACATGCGGTCGAACGCCATCAAGTTCGTGCCGGTGAGAATTTTTCAGGACTGTCGCAGCCTGAAGTTTCTAGACATAGGATACAATCAGTTAAAGAGCCTGGCTCGAAACTCTTTTGCTGGCTTGTTCAAACTCACTGAGCTGCACCTCGAGCACAATGACTTGGTGAAAGTGAATTTAGCCCATTTTCCCAGGCTCATCTCCCTGCACTCCCTCTGCTTGCGAAGGAATAAAGTTACCATTGTAGTAAACACTTTGGACTGGATATGGCAACTCGAAAAGATGGATCTCTCCGGCAACGAAATCGAATACATCGAACCTCACGTTTTCGAAAGTGTACCTCATCTCAAATCCCTGCAGCTGGACTCCAACCGGCTGACCTACATCGACTCCCGAGTCCTTGACTCCTGGAAGTCCCTCACGAGCATCAGCCTCTCCGCCAACGCCTGGGACTGCAGCCGGAACGTCTGCGCCCTGGCCTCCTGGCTCAGCAACTTCCAGGGTCGCTACGACAGCaacctgctctgtgccaccccCGAGTACGCCCAGGGAGAGGATGTTTTGGACGCCGTGTACGCCTTCCACTTGTGCGAGGACGCCGACCCCACGAGCGTCaacaccttctccccggtgACCAACAACAGCGAGCAGACGCTGGGCTATGGCTCGGCCACCGCCACCTACGACGCGCCCGACGGCGACGAGGACCGGACCACGTACGCCGTCACCATCACCATGCCCGGCGAGAACTCCGAGAACGCCGTGCAGATTCACAAGGTGGTGACGGGCACCATGGCactgattttttccttcctcatcgTGGTTTTGGTGTTGTACGTCTCCTGGAAGTGCTTCCCGGCCGGCTTAAGGCAACTAAGACAGTGCTTTGTCACACAGCGCaggaagcagaagcagaaacaGACCATGCACCAAATGGCTGCCATGTCAGCCCAGGAGTATTATGTTGATTACAAACCCAACCACATTGAGGGAGCCCTGGTGATCATTAATGAGTACGGATCTTGTTCCTGTCACCAGCAGCCAGCGAGGGAATGCGAGGTGTGA